One Echeneis naucrates chromosome 16, fEcheNa1.1, whole genome shotgun sequence DNA window includes the following coding sequences:
- the hdac10 gene encoding polyamine deacetylase HDAC10 isoform X1, whose product MVKEHCTVNCTVNVLDLFKLYYQNRMIYIISHTQTPVLCVSSPACKIEVPERLTVSHGALVESGLAARCVSIPVREATDADILLVHSEEYLEAVKKTPYMTLEELKDFTLQYGDVYFHPNIYHCAKLAAGAALQLVDSVMTGKVRNGMALVRPPGHHSMRSAANGFCVFNNVAIAAQYAKQKYGIKRVLIADWDIHHGQGVQYCFEDDPSVLYFSWHRYEHQKFWPQLRDSDFDSVGKEKGAGFNINVPWNKVGMKNSDYLSIFCHLLLPVAYEFCPDLVLVCAGFDSAIGDPEGEMCATPDIFAHLTHLLMNLAGGKLCAVLEGGYNLTSLAQSVCQTVHTLLGDPPPRPANLDGPCKSALESLQCVRSAHRQYWTCLEHAADLPTCDISTKCIKLAEGGEESTEKRVWPEPQRRITPAVRAAAVLPDGVACPDKCTRFGSSQDLDPLEVNKLKENFLRDTEDSDALLALSTLISLVKKMEKNEICSGLALVHDISLAMKCVVQSVAASAPGNRLLVVCVGDGKEPIDIAEDGKTLLVQFSNKESKELKGKYYIPVCLKKGKSDMSGFIQAVFSLLLPLGYEFDPSLVLLAQMPGGGLYESAWLQLIGLLQGLAQGHTLVLMKEGEEMCVGPTVSSLLGDPAPSLGQFLAPQPEDVESVESLRHRLKADWKLIQTTAQDTGRDDEH is encoded by the exons ATGGTAAAAGAACATTGCACTGTTAATTGCACTGTTAATGTTTTGGATTTGTTCAAGTTATATTACCAAAATAGAATGATATATATAatttcacatacacaaactccagtgttgtgtgtctccagtCCAGCATGTAAGATTGAGGTACCTGAGCGTCTGACAGTGAGTCATGGCGCTTTGGTGGAGAGTGGCCTGGCTGCTCGCTGTGTCTCCATACCTGTTCGGGAGGCCACAGATGCAGATATTCTGCTCGTTCACAG TGAAGAATATCTGGAGGCAGTGAAGAAAACCCCTTACATGACtttggaggagctgaaggatTTCACCCTCCAATACGGAGACGTCTACTTCCACCCT AACATCTATCACTGTGCCAAGCTGGCTGCAGGAGCTGCTCTGCAACTTGTGGACAGTGTTATGACAGGGAAGGTGAGGAACGGCATGGCTCTGGTCAG aCCGCCAGGACATCACAGTATGCGCAGCGCTGCCAATGGCTTTTGTGTGTTCAATAATGTGGCCATAGCAGCTCAATatgcaaaacagaaatatggcATTAAAAG GGTGTTGATAGCTGATTGGGATATACATCATGGTCAAGGAGTCCAGTACTGTTTTGAAGATGATCCAAG TGTGCTCTACTTTTCGTGGCATCGCTATGAGCATCAGAAATTCTGGCCTCAACTTCGGGATTCAGACTTTGACAGTGTTGGAAAAGAGAAAGGGGCTGGATTCAACATAAATGTACCTTGGAACAAG GTGGGAATGAAGAACAGTGATTACCTTTCAATCTTCTGTCATCTCCTCCTGCCAGTGGCGTATGAG TTTTGTCCAGACTTGGTGTTGGTGTGTGCAGGCTTTGACTCAGCCATCGGTGACCCAGAG ggtgAAATGTGTGCAACTCCAGACATCTTTGCTCATCTCACTCATCTTCTGATGAACCTTGCAGGAGGCAAATTGTGTGCTGTGCTGGAG GGAGGGTACAACTTGACTTCCCTCGCCCAGTCTGTGTGTCAGACAGTTCACACGTTGCTTGGTGATCCACCACCTCGACCTGCAAACCTTGATGGTCCCTGTAAAAG TGCACTGGAGTCCCTACAGTGTGTCCGATCGGCTCATAGACAGTACTGGACCTGCCTCGAACATGCAG CTGATCTTCCCACCTGTGACATCAGCACCAAGTGTATTAAATTggcagaaggaggagaggaaagcacagaaaaaagggTGTGGCCAGAGCCTCAGAGACGGATCACTCCTGCTGTTCGTGCCGCTGCAGTTCTCCCTGATGGAGTTGCCTGCCCGGATAAGTGCACACGCTTCGGTTCATCACAGGATCTTGACCCGCTGGAAGTCAACAAACTCAA AGAGAATTTCCTTCGAGATACAGAGGACAGTGATGCTCTCTTAGCCCTCTCTACTCTTATCTCTCTTGTaaagaaaatggagaagaaTGAG ATCTGCAGTGGTTTGGCGCTGGTCCATGACATCTCCTTGGCGATGAAGTGTGTCGTCCAGAGTGTTGCTGCCTCTGCACCTGGGAACCG GCTTTTagtggtgtgtgttggagaCGGGAAGGAACCGATTGACATCGCTGAGGATGG GAAAACACTGTTGGTGCAGTTCAGCAACAAGGAGTCAAAGGAACTGAAAGGCAAATATTACATCCCTGTGTGTCTGAAGAAG GGTAAAAGTGACATGTCGGGGTTCATACAGGCTGtcttcagcctcctcctgcCTTTGGGATATGAATTCGATCCCAGTCTGGTTCTGTTGGCTCAGATGCCAGGTGGTGGACTCTACGAGAGTGCGTGGCTACAGCTAATAGGTCTCCTACAGGGTCTTGCACAGGGACACACCCTGGTACTCATGAAG GAAGGTGAGGAGATGTGTGTCGGCCCCACGGTCTCCTCTCTCCTCGGGGACCCTGCTCCCTCTCTGGGGCAGTTTCTGGCCCCTCAACCAGAGGATGTGGAGTCTGTGGAGAGCCTGAGACACAGGCTTAAGGCTGACTGGAAGCTTATACAGACCACAG CACAAGATACTGGGAGAGATGATGAGCACTGA
- the LOC115056834 gene encoding endonuclease domain-containing 1 protein-like — protein sequence MAGAEVQESFSPECKQFLYMGTVPRGLEEHHFKKICHFYNGKPRFVTLYDIFSHIPVYSAYTFKRSDGLKKADVPWMYEPQLSTASGSRDMQPLPSENVHKSFEDAQAVLDDYSNTVIFERGQLNPDEHQAEPEDKAATYTLTNVVPQVRDFNIGPWKEHEHTIRRRLNNYCRGTAFVVTGTTTSGQTIRRHSINRLSIPTYIWSAYCCADFDHNAPYAERSKFPAFAAHGLNDRENNKVQEMTVQQLEDFLKKVTYVSPSFQIFYDNCAFPSSANN from the exons ATGGCAGGAGCAGAGGTGCAGGAAAGTTTCTCTCCAGAGTGTAAACAGTTCCTGTACATGGGCACTGTGCCCCGGGGTCTTGAGGAGCACCACTTTAAAAAGATTTGCCACTTCTATAACGGAAAGCCTCGATTTGTGACTCTGTACGATATCTTCAGTCATATCCCTGTTTATTCTGCGTACACTTTCAAACGCTCAGATGGCTTAAAGAAAGCTGATGTTCCTTGGATGTACGAGCCACAG CTATCCACAGCATCTGGCTCCAGAGACATGCAGCCATTACCTTCAGAAAATGTCCATAAGAGTTTTGAAGATGCCCAGGCAGTCCTTGATGACTACTCCAACACTGTGATCTTCGAGCGTGGACAGCTGAATCCAGACGAGCACCAAGCTGAACCTGAGGACAAAGCAGCCACCTACACGCTCACAAACGTAGTCCCTCAGGTCAGAGATTTCAACATCGGCCCCTGGAAGGAGCATGAGCACACAATCCGCAGACGGCTCAACAACTACTGTCGAGGCACTGCCTTTGTGGTCACCGGGACCACCACCTCAGGCCAGACAATTCGCCGCCACAGCATCAACCGCCTGAGCATCCCCACATACATCTGGTCAGCCTACTGCTGTGCTGACTTTGACCACAACGCACCATACGCAGAACGCTCCAAGTTCCCTGCATTTGCAGCTCATGGGCTCAATGACAGGGAGAATAATAAGGTTCAGGAAATGACggtgcagcagctggaggactTCCTTAAGAAGGTCACTTACGTTTCCCCCTCTTTCCAAATTTTCTATGACAACTGCGCATTTCCTAGTAGCGCAAATAACTGa
- the aplnr2 gene encoding apelin receptor 2 translates to MDRQTSDVDFLISPSSSPSPSPVFHCDYTDWSPSLSIIPSIYLLAFLIGCLGNGLVLWVYLDRVEERRARATHRNQTQFGKFCCAYNFRTSRLTANTAGKVQHQKENSQSSTFSCSPPSVPRPSRSLTDSLIASLALADLCFLVTLPLWAVYTAMGYHWPFGQPLCQISSFLTALNMYASVFSLSMLSVERYWVLSGRRHSGHHHPQTCPSRALWILGGVWLLAGVLALPGLLLRSVREVELDSEADDWQMETADSGSVLLSCQMDYSMLIGAELEEAEKDRAEMWWTAALSLKSTLIGFLLPLVILLLCYCSLAKLLNRHFGQGPRPDRKRQRRLLRVIVTLVMAFFLCWLPLHVNKTLSMLLEFGFVPYSCSLDQILLAAHPYVTCLAYLNSCLNPLLYATCDPSFRKRCRGALLMLCRASRKGAEGGVGKKDEGEREKDERSTAFPTRTQEETADRTEEEMVGEVGGSMVEG, encoded by the coding sequence ATGGACAGACAAACATCAGATGTGGACTTCCTAatttccccctcctcttctccctctccgtCTCCTGTCTTCCACTGCGACTACACTGACtggtctccctctctctccatcatccCATCCATCTATCTGCTGGCTTTCCTTATTGGTTGCCTTGGCAACGGCCTGGTGCTCTGGGTTTACCTGGACCGAgttgaggagaggagagcaagagccacacacagaaaccaaactCAATTTGGGAAGTTTTGTTGTGCCTACAATTTTAGAACCAGTCGGCTGACAGCTAACACGGCTGGTAAAGTTCAGCATCAGAAAGAAAACTCTCAGTCCTCCACCTTCTCGTGCAGCCCACCCTCTGTGCCTCGTCCCTCTCGCTCACTGACAGACTCTCTGATAGCCAGCTTAGCATTAGCTGACCTCTGTTTCCTTGTGACCCTCCCTCTGTGGGCTGTCTACACAGCCATGGGCTACCACTGGCCTTTTGGGCAACCCCTCTGCCAaatcagcagcttcctcacTGCCCTCAACATGTATGCCAGCGTGTTCAGCCTGAGCATGCTCAGTGTGGAGCGGTACTGGGTTCTGAGTGGACGGCGCCACTCCGGCCACCATCACCCACAGACCTGTCCCAGCAGGGCTTTGTGGATACTCGGGGGAGTGTGGTTGCTGGCGGGAGTGCTGGCACTTCCTGGTTTGCTGCTGCGTTCTGTCCGGGAGGTAGAACTTGACTCTGAAGCAGATGATTGGCAGATGGAGACTGCTGACTCTGGATCAGTCCTCCTGTCCTGCCAGATGGATTACTCAATGCTGATAGGAGCAGAActggaggaggcagaaaaagacagagcagagatgtGGTGGACAGCCGCCTTGAGTCTTAAATCCACTCTCATTGGTTTCCTGCTCCCTCTTGTCATTCTGCTCTTGTGCTACTGCTCACTGGCCAAGCTCCTAAACAGACACTTTGGACAGGGCCCTCGCCCTGACCGCAAACGCCAACGCAGACTCCTCAGGGTCATTGTGACTTTAGTAATGGCGTTCTTCCTGTGCTGGCTGCCTCTGCATGTTAATAAGACTCTGTCCATGCTGCTGGAGTTTGGTTTTGTCCCATACTCCTGCTCTTTAGATCAGATTTTACTAGCCGCTCACCCTTATGTGACCTGCTTAGCTTACCTCAACTCCTGCCTCAACCCCCTCCTCTACGCCACCTGCGATCCATCATTCAGGAAGAGATGCAGAGGAGCTCTGCTCATGCTGTGCAGGGCGAGCAGGaagggagcagagggaggggtGGGAAAGAAGGATgaaggtgagagagaaaaagatgaaaggagCACAGCTTTTCCCACAAGAACTcaagaagaaacagcagataggacagaggaggagatggtggGGGAGGTGGGTGGCTCCATGGTTGAAGGGTGA
- the parvb gene encoding beta-parvin isoform X2, with product MAGLLCGTKRKKQVSDLHEEGKKAINAPLLPSAPELHPEDALLEENAERIMLDPTSRENLKFKDLLKVLIDWINSELEEDRIIVKDLEEDCYDGQVLQKLFEKLSGRKLNVAEVTQSEIGQKQKLQTVLEAVNELLRPHGWTIEWSVDSIHSKNLVAIIYLLVALAMHFQAPIRLPEHVSVQVVVVKKREGILQTALVTKELTSTTEMMMGRFERDAFDTLLDHAPDKLNVVKTSLITFVNKHLNKLNLEVTELESQFADGVYLILLMGLLEDYFVPLYNFFLTPESFEQKVHNVAFAFELMQDGGLKKPKARPEDVVNLNLKSTLRVLYNLFTNYKNSE from the exons ATGGCTGGGCTGCTGTGTGGGAccaagagaaagaaacaag tgagtgATCTCCATGAGGAGGGTAAGAAGGCCATCAATGCTCCCTTACTTCCTTCTGCGCCAGAACTCCACCCAGAGGATGCACTGCTGG AGGAGAATGCTGAGAGGATCATGTTGGACCCAACATCGCGGGAAAATTTGAAATTCAAAGATTTATtgaag gtCCTGATTGATTGGATCAACAGTGAGCTGGAAGAAGACAGGATCATAGTCAAAGACCTGGAGGAGGACTGTTATGATGGACAAGTGCTCCAGAAGTTATTTG AGAAGTTGTCGGGCAGAAAGCTGAACGTGGCCGAGGTGACCCAGTCTGAGATTGGCCAAAAGCAAAAGCTTCAGACAGTTTTGGAGGCTGTTAACGAACTGCTGAGGCCTCACGGCTGGACTATCGAGTGGAGTGTTGACT CGATCCATTCAAAGAATCTGGTGGCTATTATCTATCTGCTGGTGGCTCTTGCTATGCACTTCCAGGCTCCCATCAGACTACCTGAGCACGTTTCCGTACAGGTGGTGGTGGTCAAG AAACGAGAGGGCATCCTACAGACTGCTCTAGTGACCAAAGAGCTGACTAGCACCACAGA AATGATGATGGGAAGATTTG AGCGGGATGCATTTGACACTTTGTTGGATCATGCACCTGACAAGCTCAACGTTGTAAAAACG TCGCTCATTACCTTTGTGAACAAACACCTCAACAAGCTGAACCTGGAAGTGACTGAGCTGGAATCTCAG TTTGCTGATGGAGTGTACCTGATATTGCTGATGGGGTTGCTGGAGGACTATTTCGTCCCTCTGTACAACTTCTTCCTCACCCCTGAGAGCTTTGAACAGAAG GTCCATAATGTGGCTTTTGCCTTTGAGCTGATGCAGGATGGAGGCC
- the parvb gene encoding beta-parvin isoform X1 has translation MSGSPGASPAAQSAKMKKEESFLGKLGGTLVRKKKSKEVSDLHEEGKKAINAPLLPSAPELHPEDALLEENAERIMLDPTSRENLKFKDLLKVLIDWINSELEEDRIIVKDLEEDCYDGQVLQKLFEKLSGRKLNVAEVTQSEIGQKQKLQTVLEAVNELLRPHGWTIEWSVDSIHSKNLVAIIYLLVALAMHFQAPIRLPEHVSVQVVVVKKREGILQTALVTKELTSTTEMMMGRFERDAFDTLLDHAPDKLNVVKTSLITFVNKHLNKLNLEVTELESQFADGVYLILLMGLLEDYFVPLYNFFLTPESFEQKVHNVAFAFELMQDGGLKKPKARPEDVVNLNLKSTLRVLYNLFTNYKNSE, from the exons ATGTCTGGGTCTCCCGGCGCGTCTCCGGCCGCGCAGTCAGCGAAGATGAAGAAGGAGGAGTCCTTCCTGGGGAAATTAGGAGGCACCCTGGTCCGGAAGAAGAAATCTAAAGAAG tgagtgATCTCCATGAGGAGGGTAAGAAGGCCATCAATGCTCCCTTACTTCCTTCTGCGCCAGAACTCCACCCAGAGGATGCACTGCTGG AGGAGAATGCTGAGAGGATCATGTTGGACCCAACATCGCGGGAAAATTTGAAATTCAAAGATTTATtgaag gtCCTGATTGATTGGATCAACAGTGAGCTGGAAGAAGACAGGATCATAGTCAAAGACCTGGAGGAGGACTGTTATGATGGACAAGTGCTCCAGAAGTTATTTG AGAAGTTGTCGGGCAGAAAGCTGAACGTGGCCGAGGTGACCCAGTCTGAGATTGGCCAAAAGCAAAAGCTTCAGACAGTTTTGGAGGCTGTTAACGAACTGCTGAGGCCTCACGGCTGGACTATCGAGTGGAGTGTTGACT CGATCCATTCAAAGAATCTGGTGGCTATTATCTATCTGCTGGTGGCTCTTGCTATGCACTTCCAGGCTCCCATCAGACTACCTGAGCACGTTTCCGTACAGGTGGTGGTGGTCAAG AAACGAGAGGGCATCCTACAGACTGCTCTAGTGACCAAAGAGCTGACTAGCACCACAGA AATGATGATGGGAAGATTTG AGCGGGATGCATTTGACACTTTGTTGGATCATGCACCTGACAAGCTCAACGTTGTAAAAACG TCGCTCATTACCTTTGTGAACAAACACCTCAACAAGCTGAACCTGGAAGTGACTGAGCTGGAATCTCAG TTTGCTGATGGAGTGTACCTGATATTGCTGATGGGGTTGCTGGAGGACTATTTCGTCCCTCTGTACAACTTCTTCCTCACCCCTGAGAGCTTTGAACAGAAG GTCCATAATGTGGCTTTTGCCTTTGAGCTGATGCAGGATGGAGGCC
- the hdac10 gene encoding polyamine deacetylase HDAC10 isoform X2, with protein sequence MMGTALIYDEEMTRYRLLWVDPACKIEVPERLTVSHGALVESGLAARCVSIPVREATDADILLVHSEEYLEAVKKTPYMTLEELKDFTLQYGDVYFHPNIYHCAKLAAGAALQLVDSVMTGKVRNGMALVRPPGHHSMRSAANGFCVFNNVAIAAQYAKQKYGIKRVLIADWDIHHGQGVQYCFEDDPSVLYFSWHRYEHQKFWPQLRDSDFDSVGKEKGAGFNINVPWNKVGMKNSDYLSIFCHLLLPVAYEFCPDLVLVCAGFDSAIGDPEGEMCATPDIFAHLTHLLMNLAGGKLCAVLEGGYNLTSLAQSVCQTVHTLLGDPPPRPANLDGPCKSALESLQCVRSAHRQYWTCLEHAADLPTCDISTKCIKLAEGGEESTEKRVWPEPQRRITPAVRAAAVLPDGVACPDKCTRFGSSQDLDPLEVNKLKENFLRDTEDSDALLALSTLISLVKKMEKNEICSGLALVHDISLAMKCVVQSVAASAPGNRLLVVCVGDGKEPIDIAEDGKTLLVQFSNKESKELKGKYYIPVCLKKGKSDMSGFIQAVFSLLLPLGYEFDPSLVLLAQMPGGGLYESAWLQLIGLLQGLAQGHTLVLMKEGEEMCVGPTVSSLLGDPAPSLGQFLAPQPEDVESVESLRHRLKADWKLIQTTAQDTGRDDEH encoded by the exons ATGATGGGGACAGCGCTGATCTACGATGAAGAGATGACCCGGTACAGACTCCTCTGGGTGGA tCCAGCATGTAAGATTGAGGTACCTGAGCGTCTGACAGTGAGTCATGGCGCTTTGGTGGAGAGTGGCCTGGCTGCTCGCTGTGTCTCCATACCTGTTCGGGAGGCCACAGATGCAGATATTCTGCTCGTTCACAG TGAAGAATATCTGGAGGCAGTGAAGAAAACCCCTTACATGACtttggaggagctgaaggatTTCACCCTCCAATACGGAGACGTCTACTTCCACCCT AACATCTATCACTGTGCCAAGCTGGCTGCAGGAGCTGCTCTGCAACTTGTGGACAGTGTTATGACAGGGAAGGTGAGGAACGGCATGGCTCTGGTCAG aCCGCCAGGACATCACAGTATGCGCAGCGCTGCCAATGGCTTTTGTGTGTTCAATAATGTGGCCATAGCAGCTCAATatgcaaaacagaaatatggcATTAAAAG GGTGTTGATAGCTGATTGGGATATACATCATGGTCAAGGAGTCCAGTACTGTTTTGAAGATGATCCAAG TGTGCTCTACTTTTCGTGGCATCGCTATGAGCATCAGAAATTCTGGCCTCAACTTCGGGATTCAGACTTTGACAGTGTTGGAAAAGAGAAAGGGGCTGGATTCAACATAAATGTACCTTGGAACAAG GTGGGAATGAAGAACAGTGATTACCTTTCAATCTTCTGTCATCTCCTCCTGCCAGTGGCGTATGAG TTTTGTCCAGACTTGGTGTTGGTGTGTGCAGGCTTTGACTCAGCCATCGGTGACCCAGAG ggtgAAATGTGTGCAACTCCAGACATCTTTGCTCATCTCACTCATCTTCTGATGAACCTTGCAGGAGGCAAATTGTGTGCTGTGCTGGAG GGAGGGTACAACTTGACTTCCCTCGCCCAGTCTGTGTGTCAGACAGTTCACACGTTGCTTGGTGATCCACCACCTCGACCTGCAAACCTTGATGGTCCCTGTAAAAG TGCACTGGAGTCCCTACAGTGTGTCCGATCGGCTCATAGACAGTACTGGACCTGCCTCGAACATGCAG CTGATCTTCCCACCTGTGACATCAGCACCAAGTGTATTAAATTggcagaaggaggagaggaaagcacagaaaaaagggTGTGGCCAGAGCCTCAGAGACGGATCACTCCTGCTGTTCGTGCCGCTGCAGTTCTCCCTGATGGAGTTGCCTGCCCGGATAAGTGCACACGCTTCGGTTCATCACAGGATCTTGACCCGCTGGAAGTCAACAAACTCAA AGAGAATTTCCTTCGAGATACAGAGGACAGTGATGCTCTCTTAGCCCTCTCTACTCTTATCTCTCTTGTaaagaaaatggagaagaaTGAG ATCTGCAGTGGTTTGGCGCTGGTCCATGACATCTCCTTGGCGATGAAGTGTGTCGTCCAGAGTGTTGCTGCCTCTGCACCTGGGAACCG GCTTTTagtggtgtgtgttggagaCGGGAAGGAACCGATTGACATCGCTGAGGATGG GAAAACACTGTTGGTGCAGTTCAGCAACAAGGAGTCAAAGGAACTGAAAGGCAAATATTACATCCCTGTGTGTCTGAAGAAG GGTAAAAGTGACATGTCGGGGTTCATACAGGCTGtcttcagcctcctcctgcCTTTGGGATATGAATTCGATCCCAGTCTGGTTCTGTTGGCTCAGATGCCAGGTGGTGGACTCTACGAGAGTGCGTGGCTACAGCTAATAGGTCTCCTACAGGGTCTTGCACAGGGACACACCCTGGTACTCATGAAG GAAGGTGAGGAGATGTGTGTCGGCCCCACGGTCTCCTCTCTCCTCGGGGACCCTGCTCCCTCTCTGGGGCAGTTTCTGGCCCCTCAACCAGAGGATGTGGAGTCTGTGGAGAGCCTGAGACACAGGCTTAAGGCTGACTGGAAGCTTATACAGACCACAG CACAAGATACTGGGAGAGATGATGAGCACTGA